Proteins encoded by one window of Rutidosis leptorrhynchoides isolate AG116_Rl617_1_P2 chromosome 7, CSIRO_AGI_Rlap_v1, whole genome shotgun sequence:
- the LOC139860251 gene encoding ubiquitin-like-specific protease ESD4 yields MGALTINRNKRDAEFLSSSSYAYSYDHLHSSKKLKSSNFMQVKKSSSSVSRLSLYPKQVTPIARQIHAPVTVVTTFTSNYKHIDTSASVMSGSRNNSNNSGDRMGNLLLSNYNCAKKAAFGTFKHRHVDLEMEDDEVVEVVNVNDNENDNDNENDNDNDNDGSGDSGVEEVAIVEGEKEVQKIREMYRELDENAEGKLGFQTSTSSGMVTDLVDGMSLENLSLNNRTDVSDGLLYHQKFLKESARKRDSTLKRLDFDIQLLEEKRALYEVLRPAKEEEDVLIEPFRQLTDDDVELVKNAFSNPSRKVLVTHENSNITITGEIIRCLRPGAWLNDEVINLYLELLKEREKKEPQKFLKCHFFNTFFYKKLISGRGGYDYKSVRRWTSQRKLGYSLLDCDKIFVPVHKEIHWCLAVINKKDEKFQYLDSLGGIDKQVMRVLAKYIVDEVKDKNGVDIDVSSWKQEYVTDLPNQKNGFDCGVFMIKYADFYSRGIGLCFKQVSYMTV; encoded by the exons ATGGGCGCATTAACGATTAATCGCAACAAACGTGACGCTGAATTTTTGTCATCATCTTCATATGCCTACAGTTATGATCATCTACACAGTTCAAAGAAGCTCAAATCATCAAATTTTATGCAAGTAAAAAAAAGCTCAAGTTCAGTTTCAAGGCTTAGTTTATATCCGAAACAGGTGACTCCTATTGCTAGACAAATTCATGCTCCAGTTACAGTTGTTACAACATTTACTTCAAATTATAAACATATAGATACTAGTGCTAGTGTAATGTCAGGTTCTCGAAACAATTCAAATAATTCAGGTGATAGAATGGGGAATTTGTTGCTTTCGAATTATAATTGTGCGAAAAAAGCCGCCTTTGGGACTTTTAAACATAGGCATGTTGATCTTGAAATGGAAGATGATGAGGTAGTTGAGGTTGTTAACGTTAACGATAATgaaaacgataacgataatgaaaacgataacgataacgataatgatggaTCTGGTGATTCGGGTGTTGAGGAAGTTGCAATTGTTGAAGGTGAGAAAGAGGTACAAAAGATTAGAGAAATGTATAGGGAATTAGATGAAAATGCTGAAGGAAAATTAGGGTTTCAGACGTCTACTTCTTCGGGAATGGTTACCGATTTGGTAGATGGGATGAGTTTGGAGAATTTGTCATTGAATAACAGAACAGATGTAAGTGATGGTTTGTTGTATCATCAAAAGTTTCTAAAGGAATCAGCTAGAAAGCGTGACTCAACGTTAAAGAGATTGGATTTTGATATTCAACTACTTGAAGAAAAAAGAGCTTTATATGAAGTATTACGGCCTGCAAAAGAAGAAGAG GATGTATTGATTGAGCCTTTTCGCCAACTTACCGATGATGACGTTGAATTGGTTAAAAATGCATTCTCTAATCCTAGTCG GAAGGTTTTGGTCACTCATGAGAATTCAAACATTACAATTACTGGAGAAATTATACGCTGTTTAAGACCTGGGGCATGGTTAAATGATGAG GTTATTAACCTTTATCTTGAGTTGCTGAAAGAGAGGGAAAAGAAGGAACCCCAAAAGTTTCTGAAATGTCATTTCTTTAACACGTTTTTCTACAAGAAG TTGATAAGTGGAAGGGGTGGCTATGATTACAAGTCAGTTAGAAGATGGACTAGCCAAAGGAAGTTGGGATACAGTCTCCTCGACTGTGATAAA ATATTTGTCCCTGTCCACAAAGAAATACATTGGTGCTTGGCTGTTATAAACAAAAAAGATGAAAAGTTCCAGTATCTTGACTCCCTTGGAGGCATTGACAAACAAGTCATGAGGGTCTTG GCTAAGTACATCGTGGATGAGGTGAAGGATAAGAACGGGGTAGACATTGATGTTAGTTCTTGGAAGCAAGAATATGTCACAGACTTACCTAATCAGAAGAACGG